From Etheostoma cragini isolate CJK2018 chromosome 10, CSU_Ecrag_1.0, whole genome shotgun sequence, the proteins below share one genomic window:
- the sfxn5b gene encoding sideroflexin-5b: MAESAPCPAFQLGRPRYEQGSFLGRLRHFIDIIDPSTLFVSEKRLKECMKLLDDYKNGELPPGVSDLQLWEAQKIKQAIIHPDTGEKIFMPFRMSGYVPFGTPIVIGLLLPNQTVVSTIIWQWLNQSHNACVNYANRNATKPTPTSKFLQGYVGAVTSAVSIAVGLNVLIQKANKLSPATRMIIQRLVPFPAVASANICNVGLMRHNELSEGIDVLDSNGNVVGSSKIAARHAIMETAFTRVVLPMPIFVLPPIIMSYLERLRFMQSNRRLLLPIHSLVCLVTFGLSLPVAISLFPQMSQIEVSCLEPEITMATDCKVVTYNKGL, from the exons ATGGCGGAATCCGCACCATGTCCAGCCTTCCAGCTCGGAAGACCCCGATACGAGCAG GGTTCATTCCTCGGTCGACTGAGACACTTCATAGACATCATTGACCCCAGCACTCTGTTTGTGTCcgag AAACGATTGAAAGAATGCATGAAACTTCTTGATGACTACAAAAATGGCGAGCTTCCACCTGGAGTGTCTGATCTTCAG CTTTGGGAAGCCCAGAAAATCAAGCAG GCCATCATTCATCCTGACACAGGAGAGAAGATCTTCATGCCATTTCGAATGTCAG GTTATGTCCCGTTTGGAACGCCGATT GTCATTGGCCTTCTTCTCCCAAATCAGACTGTGGTGTCTACCATTATATGGCAG TGGCTGAACCAGAGTCACAATGCCTGTGTGAACTATGCCAACCGCAACGCCACCAAG CCTACGCCAACATCCAAGTTTCTTCAAGGCTATGTAGGAGCTGTGACCAGTGCTGTTTCTATCGCA GTGGGGCTGAATGTGTTGATTCAGAAGGCTAACAAGCTGAGTCCTGCCACCAGAATGATAATACAGAGACTCGTCCCCTTCCCAGCTGTAG ctaGTGCAAACATCTGTAATGTGGGCCTGATGAGACACAATGAGCTGTCTGAGGGGATTGATGTCCTGGACAGCAACGGGAATGTGGTGGGTTCCTCCAAAATTGCTGCAAGacat GCAATCATGGAGACTGCCTTCACACGTGTGGTCCTTCCAATGCCGATTTTTGTCCTCCCCCCCATCATCATGTCCTACCTAGAGAG GCTGCGATTCATGCAGAGCAACCGCAGATTGTTGCTGCCCATCCACAGTCTGGTGTGCCTCGTTACCTTTGGCCTCtccctgcctgtggccatcagcCTGTTCCCCCAGATGTCTCAG ATTGAGGTGTCTTGCCTAGAGCCGGagatcaccatggcaacagattGCAAGGTGGTGACCTACAACAAGGGTTTGTGA